The following coding sequences lie in one Psychrilyobacter atlanticus DSM 19335 genomic window:
- a CDS encoding ethanolamine ammonia-lyase subunit EutB: protein MRLSTKLFGVEYHFKSLNEVMAKANELKSGDELAGLAAKTTKERVAAKVVLSEITLRDLKENPAVPYDEDEITRIIIDDLNLKVYDEIKEWTVKELREWLLSSEVKGNDIKWIRRGLTSEMISAVTKLMSNLDLIQTAKKIVVTKHCNTTIGGETVLAARLQPNHTTDDPDGIMISLLEGLSYGVGDAVIGLNPVDDTVDSVIRVLERFDEIKRKWKIPTQICVLAHVTTQMEAIKKGAPTDLIFQSIAGSEKGNEAFGINAKMIEEARQLALKEGTGAGPNVMYFETGQGSELSSDAHHGVDQLTMEARCYGFAKRYDPFIVNTVVGFIGPEYLYDSKQVTRAGLEDHFMGKLHGLSMGVDVCYTNHMKADQNDIENLAVLLTSAGCNFFMGVPVGDDIMLNYQTTGYHDIQTLRETLNKTPIKEFSLWLEEMGIRNNEKLTKKSGDGSIFL, encoded by the coding sequence ATGAGATTAAGTACAAAATTATTTGGCGTAGAGTATCACTTTAAGTCTCTTAATGAAGTTATGGCTAAAGCCAATGAATTAAAATCAGGGGATGAATTAGCAGGTCTTGCAGCTAAGACAACAAAAGAAAGAGTAGCTGCTAAAGTAGTTTTATCTGAAATTACCTTGAGAGATTTGAAAGAAAATCCTGCAGTACCATATGATGAAGATGAAATAACAAGAATAATAATAGATGATTTAAATCTAAAAGTTTATGATGAAATAAAAGAATGGACTGTTAAAGAATTAAGAGAATGGCTATTAAGCTCAGAGGTAAAAGGAAATGATATTAAATGGATTAGAAGAGGTCTTACTTCAGAAATGATATCTGCAGTAACTAAATTAATGTCCAATTTAGATTTAATACAAACAGCAAAAAAAATAGTTGTTACTAAACACTGTAATACTACTATTGGAGGAGAAACAGTTCTTGCAGCAAGATTACAACCCAATCATACAACAGATGACCCTGATGGGATTATGATTTCTCTTTTAGAAGGTTTAAGTTATGGAGTAGGAGATGCTGTAATAGGACTTAATCCTGTAGATGATACAGTAGATAGTGTAATTAGAGTATTAGAAAGATTTGATGAAATAAAAAGAAAATGGAAAATACCAACACAAATTTGTGTACTTGCTCATGTTACAACGCAAATGGAGGCAATAAAAAAAGGAGCTCCAACAGATTTAATATTTCAAAGTATAGCGGGATCTGAAAAAGGGAATGAAGCTTTTGGAATAAATGCAAAAATGATAGAAGAAGCTAGACAATTAGCATTAAAAGAAGGAACTGGAGCCGGGCCAAATGTAATGTATTTTGAAACTGGGCAAGGATCAGAACTTTCATCAGATGCTCATCATGGGGTAGATCAATTAACAATGGAAGCCAGATGTTATGGTTTTGCGAAAAGATACGATCCTTTTATTGTTAATACAGTAGTAGGATTTATAGGACCAGAATATTTATACGATAGTAAACAAGTAACAAGAGCGGGATTAGAAGATCATTTTATGGGTAAATTACATGGACTTTCAATGGGTGTAGATGTTTGTTATACAAATCATATGAAAGCTGATCAAAATGATATAGAAAATTTAGCAGTATTATTAACATCAGCAGGGTGTAACTTCTTTATGGGAGTTCCTGTAGGAGATGATATTATGCTTAATTATCAAACTACAGGGTATCATGATATACAAACTCTGAGAGAAACATTAAATAAAACTCCAATTAAAGAATTTTCTTTATGGCTAGAAGAGATGGGGATTAGAAACAATGAAAAATTAACAAAAAAATCAGGAGATGGATCAATTTTTTTATAA